In the genome of Nitrospira japonica, one region contains:
- the gcvP gene encoding aminomethyl-transferring glycine dehydrogenase: protein MSEPEFLKSTDTFIRRHLGPTDADIREMLALLGHQSLQALSGSIVPGDIQLNRELNVPSHRGERAALQDLQELAAENHVYRSLIGMGYYDCATPGVIQRNILENPGWYTQYTPYQAEIAQGRLEALVNFQTMVADLTGLPLANASLLDEATAAAEAMAMCAAIVRSSGQERQEFFVSQDCHPQTIAVLQTRAEPLGIELHVGRTNAIEFTKEKFAGILLQYPATDGYVGDYRDIVTRAHEAGMLVVVATDLLALSVLRPPGEFGADIAVGSCQRFGVPLGFGGPHAAFLAAKEEYKRQMPGRIVGVSKDRDGHVAYRLSLQTREQHIRREKATSNICTAQVLLAIMAGMYAVYHGPEGVRRIAERVHGLAAILAAGLRRLDFEIGTEVFFDTLRVRTTKAQADQVVLRADEQRINLRRYEDDSLGIALDEMSTEGEVCRLMEMFAGHERLPFTVAELADSAVTPFPANLARTTPYLTHEVFNRYHAEHEMLRYLHRLQSRDLSLTHSMIPLGSCTMKLNATSEMLPVTWPEFSRMHPFAPGEQSKGYQELFRQLEGWLAEITGFSAVSLQPNAGSQGEYSGLMVIRAYHRSLGEFHRDVCLIPVSAHGTNPASAAMVGFTVVPVACDKQGNVDLTDLEAKAVQHRERLAALMLTYPSTHGVFEPAVRRICQIVHTHGGQVYMDGANMNAQVGLCRPGDIGADVCHLNLHKTFCIPHGGGGPGMGPIGVARHLAPFLPGHPVTKLGGAQSIGPVSAAPYGSPSILTISWTYIAMMGRDGLTKATQVAMLNANYMAKRLEKYYPILYTGASGLVAHEFILDLRQFKDSAGIEAMDVAKRLMDYGFHAPTVSFPVAGTLMIEPTESESKAELDRFCDAMILIRAEIQDVIDGRQPRAHNLLKNAPHTAPVVTASTWDRPYSREQAAYPAPWVRDRKFWPHVSRIDEAYGDRHLICTCPPMDQY from the coding sequence ATGTCCGAACCTGAATTCTTGAAGTCGACCGATACGTTTATCCGCCGGCATCTCGGTCCGACGGACGCCGATATCCGAGAAATGCTTGCGCTGCTCGGCCATCAATCGCTGCAGGCGCTCAGCGGAAGTATCGTGCCCGGTGATATTCAACTCAACCGGGAGCTGAACGTGCCGTCCCATCGGGGTGAGCGAGCCGCCCTCCAGGATCTGCAGGAGCTGGCGGCGGAAAATCACGTATATCGGTCGTTGATCGGCATGGGGTATTACGACTGCGCGACCCCCGGCGTGATTCAGCGGAATATTCTGGAGAATCCCGGGTGGTATACGCAATACACCCCATATCAGGCCGAGATCGCGCAGGGGCGGCTGGAGGCGCTGGTCAATTTTCAGACAATGGTGGCCGACCTGACCGGTCTGCCATTGGCGAATGCCTCCCTGCTGGATGAGGCGACCGCGGCGGCCGAGGCGATGGCCATGTGCGCGGCCATCGTGCGGAGCAGCGGACAGGAACGGCAAGAGTTTTTCGTCTCCCAGGACTGCCATCCGCAGACGATCGCCGTCTTGCAGACCAGGGCCGAACCGTTGGGCATCGAGCTTCACGTGGGACGGACGAACGCCATCGAGTTCACAAAGGAAAAGTTCGCCGGCATTCTGCTGCAATATCCAGCCACCGACGGGTACGTGGGGGACTATCGCGACATCGTAACCCGGGCGCACGAAGCCGGTATGCTTGTGGTCGTCGCGACAGACCTTCTGGCACTGTCGGTGCTGCGTCCACCCGGCGAATTCGGAGCGGACATCGCCGTTGGCTCCTGTCAGCGGTTCGGCGTGCCCCTGGGATTCGGCGGACCTCATGCGGCCTTTTTGGCGGCCAAGGAAGAGTACAAGCGGCAAATGCCCGGCCGGATCGTGGGAGTTTCCAAAGATCGGGACGGACATGTGGCCTATCGGTTGTCGCTGCAGACACGGGAACAACACATTCGCCGTGAAAAAGCGACCAGCAACATCTGCACGGCGCAGGTGCTGCTGGCCATCATGGCGGGCATGTACGCGGTCTATCACGGTCCGGAGGGAGTGCGCCGGATTGCCGAACGCGTTCACGGCCTGGCGGCGATTTTGGCCGCCGGCTTGCGGCGCTTGGACTTCGAAATCGGCACCGAGGTCTTCTTCGATACGCTCCGGGTGCGAACGACGAAAGCGCAGGCGGATCAGGTAGTCCTTCGTGCCGACGAACAGCGGATCAATTTGCGGAGGTACGAAGACGACTCCCTCGGGATTGCGCTGGATGAAATGAGCACGGAGGGCGAAGTCTGCCGTCTCATGGAAATGTTTGCGGGGCATGAGCGGCTGCCGTTTACGGTCGCCGAACTGGCGGACAGCGCCGTGACGCCGTTTCCGGCCAACTTGGCGCGGACGACCCCCTATCTGACGCACGAGGTATTCAACCGGTATCATGCCGAACATGAGATGCTGCGTTACCTGCACCGGTTGCAATCCCGGGATTTGTCGCTGACCCATTCCATGATCCCGTTGGGATCCTGCACCATGAAACTCAACGCCACCAGCGAAATGTTGCCGGTCACATGGCCGGAATTCTCCCGCATGCATCCGTTCGCGCCGGGGGAGCAGTCAAAGGGCTATCAGGAACTCTTTCGACAGCTCGAGGGTTGGCTGGCCGAGATCACGGGATTCTCAGCCGTGTCCTTACAGCCGAATGCCGGTTCACAAGGGGAATATTCCGGCCTGATGGTGATCAGGGCCTACCATCGAAGCCTGGGAGAATTTCATCGCGACGTCTGTCTGATTCCAGTCTCGGCGCACGGGACGAATCCGGCCAGCGCTGCCATGGTGGGATTTACGGTTGTTCCGGTCGCCTGCGACAAACAGGGGAACGTCGATCTGACGGACCTGGAGGCAAAGGCGGTCCAGCATCGCGAGCGTTTGGCGGCGTTGATGTTGACGTATCCCTCCACCCACGGCGTCTTCGAACCAGCTGTCCGTCGCATCTGCCAGATTGTCCACACGCACGGCGGGCAAGTATATATGGACGGGGCGAACATGAACGCCCAGGTGGGACTCTGCCGGCCCGGTGACATCGGCGCGGACGTCTGCCATCTCAATCTCCACAAGACCTTTTGCATTCCCCACGGTGGTGGCGGCCCCGGCATGGGGCCCATCGGCGTGGCGCGGCATCTCGCCCCATTTCTACCAGGTCACCCGGTCACGAAGTTAGGGGGGGCTCAATCGATCGGTCCCGTGTCGGCTGCTCCGTACGGGAGCCCGAGCATCTTGACGATCTCCTGGACGTACATTGCGATGATGGGGCGCGACGGTCTTACCAAAGCCACGCAGGTCGCAATGTTGAACGCCAATTACATGGCCAAGCGGTTGGAGAAATACTATCCGATCCTCTATACGGGTGCGTCCGGTCTGGTCGCGCATGAATTCATCCTGGATCTCCGTCAATTCAAGGACAGTGCCGGGATCGAAGCCATGGACGTGGCCAAACGCCTGATGGATTACGGATTTCACGCCCCGACCGTCTCCTTTCCCGTTGCCGGCACGTTGATGATCGAGCCGACCGAAAGCGAATCCAAAGCCGAGTTGGACCGATTTTGCGATGCGATGATCCTCATTCGCGCCGAAATTCAGGATGTCATCGACGGGCGCCAACCCCGCGCGCACAACCTACTGAAGAATGCCCCGCATACGGCTCCTGTCGTGACCGCCTCCACGTGGGATCGTCCCTACAGCCGTGAGCAGGCCGCCTATCCCGCTCCGTGGGTTCGGGACCGAAAGTTCTGGCCGCACGTGAGCCGGATCGACGAAGCGTACGGGGACCGGCATCTCATCTGTACCTGCCCGCCGATGGATCAATACTGA